In Clostridium sp. DL-VIII, the following proteins share a genomic window:
- a CDS encoding GNAT family N-acetyltransferase, translated as MDFKEGTNKFYLGDDEDHIKAVVSYVNSGENIIILDHTFVSQELRGQNIGEQLVKRVVDFARENNKKIVPTCWFAEKEFSAHKEYKDVLHK; from the coding sequence TTGGACTTTAAAGAAGGTACTAATAAATTTTACTTAGGCGATGATGAAGATCATATTAAGGCAGTAGTAAGTTATGTTAATAGCGGAGAAAATATAATTATACTCGACCACACATTTGTATCTCAAGAATTAAGAGGACAAAATATTGGTGAGCAGTTGGTAAAAAGAGTTGTTGATTTTGCAAGGGAAAATAACAAAAAAATAGTTCCAACGTGTTGGTTTGCTGAGAAGGAATTTTCAGCACATAAGGAATATAAGGATGTACTGCATAAATAA